The Ptiloglossa arizonensis isolate GNS036 chromosome 2, iyPtiAriz1_principal, whole genome shotgun sequence sequence TCTTTACATTAAATGGAATCGATTATAGATCATTTATTTGCTGTTAAATTATCACATAACTTTCAGATTTGTCTTGGGGACACAATCGAAGTACTTTTGTATAACAGATTAGGGTCTCAGGAATTATCTCTACACTGGCATGGATTACAACAAAAGGATTCCGCTCATATGGACGGTGTGCCGATGGTTACACAATGTTCGATATTACCATTTGGCGGTTTTCGATATAAACTAAAACCGGACACTACTGGTACATACTTTTATTATGCGCATTTAGGTaagcaaaattttatttctacataAATGTAAATAGTACGAAAGTAATAATAACAAGTAacaaaaatagaattaaaatatatgtacaatttaattaaaaaaaaatattaatagcaTCAAGTAtttaaaatcgaaaaaaaacTATTAACTGTTACAAACAGCTCCAAATTCattactttttcttttgaaattctaATTTATACCTTCTATTGAAGAACTGATGGgtcattgtatttatatttattttaaataatatatcttgcaaaaataataatactaaacATTTGTTAAAATTGTTAGCAGTTTATCGAAGAACATTTGACTACCGTTGTTCTTTCATAATCATATACGAGTGATGACGAAAAGTACATAAATACAAAGCTACAGTAAATTATAAACGAAGTTTAACAAAATTGATTCTACAGTTATTTTatgttaatttcattttaaaattgctaaataattatttaaaaattatttctttgaattttattcgaaataatatcAAATTTCCCGCGCTGTAGAACGACTTCTACTTCCGGCAGGAGAAGCAAAATCAAAGTAGATCAATAATCTTGAAACCGTGTAGAAGTTAGGTTACGTGTTAACTTCTCTTTCCCCAGTATCCGAAGGAAAGTAGTATCTAGTAAATGTCAGAAACGTCATTCTTACAAATAATTATGCTTAAATATGTTTCCTGTTGTGTTAGAGTGATATATCCTAGTTCTGTAATTGggaaaaagaaaagtagaatGAAATGTAAGAAGAAACCTCTGTCGACCATAGACGTTCAGGTACTTCAAAACATTTTCGTAGACTGCAGATGAGATTACAAAAAGTATTTTGTTCATAATTACACCATTTActacatttttatgaaaaattgattttcttttttcgcatctttttttttgttaaaactACATCAATTACgagtaaattaataaaaaatattatttattgtttttgtATTAGATCGtttggaatgaaatttattttccttttaaaaCAGACATGCACGTATAAGTTGAATGTtactgtataaaatatttttaatttcatttgtcTCGGGAAATGTAAAATGGCGTATGGCAAAAtcgaaaaagtgaaataaattaattaaaactatTTCTTTTTGCGTAATTTGAAATACTATGAATAATGAAACTGAAAAATAGGTTTTCACAAATTTCATTTGTGTTGTAGTTGTAATTGTAGTATACGATGTATTTTATATAACGAGAAAATTAGTATAAaaattcgttttaaaaattgcaCAAAAGATGCTGTTAGTTTGTGTAAACCTGATACCTACTTTCGAACATCGGCTCAAACCGCGTCATAGTCAAGCAAAACAAGATTGAGGTAGatcaataaaattgaaagaatataCGTGCTTACTTTTAAGGTTGCTCGAACAATGAACTTACAAGTAGGGAACAAGTATTACTCATGGCATTCAAATTACAGTATTTATGTTTATAAATgcaaattaaaatcaaaatttgtgaATAATGTTGAACGTTAAATATTGTGCGCATGCGTCCGCGTAAAAATCAGTATGagtgaaaatttcattcaaataaattctgatacgaacaaaaataaaaatctatacGATATTAAGGAATacatatttttcgaataaaaatttatgtcTTATTTTAAGTAAATCTGAATATTCTAATGTATTTTGCATACTTTACATATTCTGCATATATTTTATCTCTTGCATtaattttgcatattttttcaTTTGGTTTGATTATTTTTTGTCTATATTTCCATATATGTCAtacgtgaaaatattattattttttgtagAGAGAATAATGTTTTATAAGCGATATTTGTATCAAATGTTTTATTTATgtaggaaaattatttaaagattaTATAAATAAGACATTAGCAAATTATGTAaagaacaatatatatatatatatatatatatatatatatatatatatatatatggaattttttataaatattttattttgaaatttgaaatagtGTAAATTCAAGTATTTTAAGcactatttgtaaatatttcctaCTCACTGCTGATCAAATTTATTGTATGAATGTAAATTGGGAAagggaagaattttatttgaatgGTGGATAATGAATAAATCCTATTCGTTGTTCTCTGTAACTTACTCAAAATTTAACGCACATTGTACTGTACGTAATGAATTTTACTTATTTGTTtgctttattatttattttgaagccgaaaaataaattatcgttcttcgacaaatttaaaaaaagaaagcgaTCGTACGGTCTATGAAACCGTACTACTTttcattaattataaaaataacaaaggTATAATAGGGCGGGATTATTAGTTTCACAGCAGGGCGACGGCATATACGGGTCGTTGACAGTTCGAGGACCACAAGATGACCCCAGCTTGGAAAGGATACTTCTCTTGTCATCAAGGCCACCAACTCCGCTGTCGCGGCATTCGCACCTACATCCACCCACGCCAAGTGAACTCCTCTTAAACGGCCAGGTACTGATTTATCTAATTAGACGATAACGAAAGGACGAGAAGATTTAtaagtgaacaaaaaaaaaatgatttatgaAATGAACAAGTGAACGCGATAcataaatgatttttttttaaacaaagaacGCGTTACCGACGATAAAATTTCAAGATACAACGTACCTGCACGTATATGCTAATTAAACATATAAATCTATGCTAAAAAATTAGacataaataaatttcgaaattgtaCAATATGCAGGACGTGAGTAGACTATATGTATAAACTATGGAAGTTAATAGAACTTATAAAaggaaatgaaacatttttcgacATTCAAAAGTTTAGTTTATACGTTCCATAATAAATACTCAGAAATAATACTCGAGatgtaaattgaaataattcaacAGTTCCAAAATCATCTATTAGTGTTTCTATAATTCCCCCTTTCCTCACTTGTAATTTTACATCGATTTTATGGTGCGAATTAAGCACTTCAGAAATATGATACTTTCCCTTGTTTCCGGAATATTTGAGCGAGACGAGACGTTAAGTTCGTGTCACGGTATGTTGCCTTCAACATATTTGCAAATGATGCTTTATTAAACATaactttcatcgaaaaaaatttgaagaatttgAGAAACGACCGCGTCGCAGTGGCTTCATTCGCGCAATGTTGTATAACATAGATTACGCCAACGGTATGAAAACTTCCTCTCGATTCATGAAAGTGCCGAACGTAACGTTACGTTCCACGGAAACGATGGTCGAACTTTGAAAAGAACTTTTTCTTTCAGCCTGACGGAACGGTTTTGGAAGTCGATCATGGTAAACGATATCTGTTACGACTTATCAACGCCAATGCGTACAATTGTCCCGTACGATTATCTGTATCGGGACACGACTTTCGAGTATTGGCTGCCGACGGCAACACGGTTCAATCAGTGACGGCCAGACACATCGTTTTGTTTCCAGGtacgttctttttctttctcaacaCAATTTATCGAACATTGTACGTATAAAAGTTTCTATGCACGTAAGATATGATCGTTGCACGTGCAAGTTGAActcgtacgcacaccgttgcgtAAAACGCCTCATCTGAGATTTTATACGTCAGCTTCGCCTCACTTTCGTACATGCAATTGCGCTCTGTCGAGGCAGAGTACGAGCTTGAGTGAAAGCGAGCGGGGCGGGCgaagaaaaattgcaattgaaagagACTGGACGAAGCGTAGCAAAATTAAATTGATACGCGGCGTAGAGCATGCGTACAAAACATTTGTTTCTCGTGCAGGAATGTATATAGATATACTTCTCCGTTGCAAAGGAAGAAGTCAATATCGAGTAAAATGAATACCTAATATTTAAAACTAGTTTTAAAACCTATCGAAGCGGTAGCAGTGACGTAACACGATTAAAATCgaacaaaacgaaagaaaattactagCGATTCGCTGAGAATATTTTTGATGTCTTACGATATCGACTtggcgagaatcgaagaaatacgcGCGATCGCGTACGTATGTATAGTTGAGTGCAGTGCCGTGATTCCGTTTTATAGCGTTTGTCTCCAAAGAACCATAATATCGCAGTAAGAATAACGGAACGAAGAAAAGGGGATCTCGCAGCTTGCAATTTTCGAGCCAAGGGAAGAAAGCGAACCAATGAAAAAGTACGCCGAAAGGAAACGATATAGGAAAGGAGAAAACAAGGGGAATCGGAACGAGACACAAACGCGCCGCCGTatcgaacggagaaaggaaactcCGGGAAAGGGACAAAGAAACACGGGAAGACGATAGAAACGGAAAGAACATGGAAATTATAATTAGCACAAAGACGCGCACGGgcgcgagaagaaagaaaaattaatagggGGAAAAAGAAGGAGGGAGCGGACAAAAGTAGAAACAGAGCCGATGACAAGAACAAAAAAAGGACGAAACGAGGCGCAAGGTCATTCGGTAAACAAAGAGGAAGGAAACGTAAAGAAGGCATAAGAAGCCTGGCGAGAAGAAATACGAAAGGGAAAGGGGGAAAGAAAGGGctggggagggagagagagcgaTCGGCGGTAGGCGGAAGGGGAGGGGAGACGAAAGGATGAAACTGCTTGGCGCTCATACGTTTAGCGATGCGGCGTGCAACGGTGGCCAGGCTCGTTCGCGCAGACTCGGCCGTCTTCGTGTTCTCGCCGGGTTTCCGCAAAGGGAAATAAAGAAAGGAAGGCGACCAAGCGCGCGCGGGTCTCGCGCAAAAATCATTAAAACGCGTGCTCGATTCGCGGCTGCGGCGTCGTTGTCGGCTCGTAGTCGACGATTTATTAGCGGGTACACGAGCATACCCACCCGCCTCGCCTGGCTACCTACCGGCCGGCTGTACACCACCGTCCGTCcgcttttctccgtctctcctgcACGATTCCTTCGAAAACAGCGGCCGCCACTATTCGCGCGGCCCGACCGACCCGCCGCTTTGTATTTCCATGTCTAACTACGACGCCTGGAACGagctagaaacgaacgacacGCGCCTCAGCATGGAATGGACTCGCGACAAGACCCTTGAGCTACTGCGCGAGTATCAACAAAGACGCGTCCTCTGGGATTGGAACGCCCGTGGTTATCGGGACAGAGCGAAACGTAAACGCGCCATCCAGGAACTCGCCGAGATACTCTGCTGCAACACCCTCGAGATCGAGAAAAAGATCACGAATCTCAAGTGCCAATACTCGAGGGAGGTGCACAAGATACAGAATAGCCGCGACGCTGCCACCGGCCCCGACGATGTTTACGTGTCCAAGTGGTTCGCGTTTAAGGCGATGCAGTTTCTTCAATTCGGCACACGCAGATACAGCAAACGAAAGAAGGTACGTAAAAGACGACGTTGTGGTGGTGTGTCTGTCTCTCCGCAATCGTCGCCCGAGAAAACCCAGTCGCGATGGATATTCTCGTTTCCACGTGTCCCGTTCGACTCGCAGGAATGCGATGCTGAGTTCCCCGATATTTTAAATTACTCGTACCGAGGGATCCGATTCTCTGAAAAACTTCGAGGGGGGAATAGTTTGTCCTTTCGTTTCAACAAACGTAAGTAGATCAAACGTCGATGCTGCCTTCCTTTCTCTGATCGCAAGGAGGCCAGTTTACACGATCGGGGCATAATTGGCCAACCGATTTCGGAGAAAGACCATTGTGTCTGAACGTGTTCCGTGGAAACGACGACTCGCTCGCCcgtggatatatatatatatatatgtatgtatgcatctatgtacacgtatatatacatacatatatatttcgtCTGTCTCGTAGCGATCGTGTCACGCTCGTTTCTTCTGCTCGTTCTCGCCACGGTTAATTGCTTTTCGCGTTAATTTCTCTCTCGTCTGCGGGGTGTTATACCGAATCGATTTAAGAACATGCCCGATTCGTGGCATTCGTGCGCTACACCCGTTTGATGACATTCCTCTGTCTCTATCATTCCTATATACTTTTTTTCGCGCATCTGCGCCTCTTTTTGTTCACTCCTCTTTGTCCGTTTGACGCCAAGTGCCTTTGTCTCCTCcgttttctcttctctcttttcctTGGCGCTTCCTCCCGACGTTTCTTTTTAACGGAGTGATTGAATTATATCGACGCATTGCTAACGCAAGATGCATCGTCTTTGCAAAGCGTTTCTAACGCTGCATACGAAAGCGAAGTCGTGCGAACTCGCGGTTCGATGCGCGCACATAAGCATATCGGCACTCAATCTCTGCGAATCTTTTAACTTTCTTTTACACGTTGAATCTCAAATTTaatcttttttgttttgttttgttttgtttttcctttctttctttctttcattcatTATTATTTCGTATTCGTTCCCAGGACATCGATAGAAAATCAATTCAGAGCGGCGCGGATAAAGTATGATATTTTTTTCGCGATTGTCGTTAAAATTGCACAACTTCAAACGTAGAATCGAAGTTTGTTTATATTACACGGGTAGCGACTTaatccgtgtattttttcttaattaagCGTATATCTGATATACGCGGGCATTGTTATTTGGGGGAAAATGTGCACTCGTGAAAGTTTTAACACGGAATTTCCCCGTAGATAGAAATACATGATTAATCCCGACTCGTGTGAACCGAGGATAGTAGATTGAATCgtgattcgattcgattgtGTTTATATCCCGGGTAATTATGATCGTCAGGATTGCAAAGTTTTCTCCGCGCCGGTGAAGTTCTATAggcaaattaaatttgaagggaACTACAGAACTATCGTCCGTACGACGATCAACATTTAACGTGATTTCTTAAACAATTATACTGAATCGGCCAAAGCAGCTAACTATATTGATTAAAAAGATTACTTTGTACAGTTAGGATTTTATATATGTTTACTGTTCTAGGTAAATGATTGTATTGCTAGTTAGAATACGCgtgatcaaaaataaaaaaatgtattcgtaATAACGACGTggataaatatgtaaaatttttaaaaatacacgcaTCTCGCTATATTTTTCGCGATATATAACATACGAAACGTGATAAATCAATCTTTTGCTCCGTTGAATAACGATAGATAAAatcttatttgaaatattacttaTTTGTGCAGATGACACGGATGAAATAAATTTTGCGTGTAGGTCCTCCCTCGGGAATTAGACAAATCGATTTGAGTTATGACACTACTATATTCTTAAATCTATGTACATCCAGTATAGTTGACAATGagaattatattatacaaaataataagataaaaataataaaaataataaactaaATGCACTTGGTAACGGCCAAGTCAATTGTCACActatgtacatttttatttcgtattctAAACTACCCTCAAAACGTCGTTCGTGTCGAAAATTAGCCCAATCTAACAAACTTAAAAACATGTGACAAACTAAATGAATCCACCCGATCGCTAAAGTGGACCAAaaagatcgaaacgagtaattctCAATTTCCATTATCGTATCCGTGTACGTTAGACTAAATGTTTACGAATAAATTCGGTGTAAATGCGCAACTAAAGCGAACGAAGCCAAGAAAACCGTGTATACGTATCGTGAGCCCTCGACGTTGAACCATTcgtaaaaattccgtttgcacgaATCTACGATCGCTGCGCGGACGATGAAAACAACTGGGTTTCTCGCTCGCGTACCGCGCCGCACGACGACGCTTAAACGcgtaataaaattcttattcCCCGCAGAAAGTCGAGGAGGAATCGCCGAAGTTGCAAGAGGAGTACATAGTGAGTGACATCGATCCCGAGAGCATAACGTTTATAGACtgtaacgaggaaacgaacggcTCGGGAACTGGTTCCTTCAACGCCTCGTTGAGCGAAGACGCCGaggagtcgtcgtcgtcgagtctGAAGGCGTTGAAGCTCTACAACGGCTCGTTGCAGGATCACAATAGCCCGATCGGTGATCTGGACGAGTCTGGCCAAACGAACCTCGAGGTGGCGTCGAACGAACGGAAGCGAACGAAAGAGGAGTTCGCTAAATTCGCCGAGAGCATCGCTGTCCAATTGGCGGAGATCCCGGATTCGTACTCAAGGTCCGTCGCGAAGCTCAGGATTAATCAAATACTTTTCGAAGCGGAGATCGGCGTTTACGCGCAAACGCGTCGTTAACAAGTGCAACGAAGGGACACACTCTGACGCCTTCGATTGCTGGCTCACATTCCATTGCTCAGACGGAAACAACGCGattacgatcgaacgacgacggTGGAACCGTTTTCATTGAACGATCGAAGTAAATCGTGCATCGATCGTCATCGTTCGGGAAACGTGTATCGGCGTTACGACACTTCGAGAAACGGATTCGAACGAAGATAGCAAATGAACGTTTCCGCGAATTCGTCGCTCGAGGCGGGCCCTATATACACGCAAAGGACTTATCGGTTGGTTTGGTGGATCATCTTTCTCACTGGTCTTTTTTTCGTGAGAACGACCGTCGGATCCACTCTGCCGCGGGCCGAAACCTTCGATAAAGTTACGATTGTGTGCGTGGGACGTTTTACGACGGCGTCGGGgtaaaataatttatgaaaCGGAAGAATTCGTATGGAAattgtaccgttttaaccggggaCGAATAAGTAATATTAATTAATCAGCGTACCATGGCGACAGTAGGTGCAAAATACTTATTGTAACGTTATGGAGATTATCTGTAATAGCATATTGGTCGTGCTATAATGCACAACCAATTTTCACAGCACTTCCAATTTTACTATAGGATTTTGGTTAGTTGAGTTTTCCATTTTTGAAGTTCACCGAGAAGCGACAATACGACGTTTGCCGAGATTTATCGATCAATTGGGGACAATGGAATTATCGaacaacgttaaacgttgaccGAAAATTGTTTAAGCGCAAATGGATTCTTATTTTCCATGGTCCAGTTATTCGAGTGAAGAACGATGTTCCTGAGGTGGCACATCGGTCGTTGTGTGTATTTAATTAGCTGTGAAATGTTATGCGAAGCTTAAAATCAATGATCGATAGTCGTAACAAAAGTTAAAGATTTGAGATTTTAGACGAGACGCGTTGAAAAGTTTGAACGAAATTAACGTTTGTCCTTCCTCGAGAACGCGAAACATTAACGTTAAGATTGTACGATCGAGAACGATGATTAGCGGGAGAGTTATCGTAGCCGATCGCGCGATGTATGTTACGATTTGAATTCGTAAATTCAAATAGCGGAAAACCATTTACCGTGCCGCTCATTATAAGTAAGAAAACTGTTTAtacttaatattatatttttttgatAATTGTACACAATTGGAATATTTCCTGGGAGATAAATCGTTTAAGGCCCCAGGAACAAAATTGAGAATCGctgtaaacgaaacaaaaaagaaaatgaaaaaaatactttACATACGTTTAAGATTACAGTGTAAAAGAATCAAAAGCGTTAGATGAAATCTTTCTCGAAATGGCTTTTTCACTTATGTGCATTAATTGTAGAAGCGCATAGACTCTTCGATTATCAAAGATTACAGaataatctttcgaaaaattattatttcttgttTCGCGTCGATTTGTTTGTTACGTTTGAGTTGTATGAAAACGTACTTGTTCTGTGTGCGACGAGACGGAAATATGTTACGAAAGTTATAATCGAACCATGTACATACCGTAAATGTAATGTTGATTATTTCGAAATCTACAAgaggatagagagagagagagagagaggttgaATTGTCTTCAAATTCACAAATGCCTTTTACGTATCGAAAACACCTTGAGATGCACGTAACGGTTCTAATCGTAAGCTTCGATTCACGAGAAAGACTGTATTTTAAAGGACACCGTTTTTTCGTAATCTTATTTGTCTACCATGATGACAccaatcgaatatttttttaagcgGTCTGTTGTCGGTCCTTATGTACAATCGTTGAACGAAATGTTACTCATATTCGATAGAAATAGCGGATATGTGATTTTAGAtgtaaaatatgcaaaatatgcAAAATGTCGGCGTCATTTGAGCCAGTTTGAAAGTGAAACGATTCACACGATGCAGTGGAAAATCTTTTTAAAGAATACTGTTCAAATGCACTTGACGAAAATCCAATGTAACGATTAGAGAGAAAATTCATATCTTTCcgtacaatttttatcgtaATACCACGTAATACTTTaatcttattattttatttcatctgACTGTACCGAAATACTGTATGGTCGAGTTCCTGCGACAAATGTCATTCGTCACTCGTAAAGTATTCAAATctcgttcaattttcattcgtgaATATCCAAGTGCAAATTACGATCActattaatttttcacaaaattaATGCCGAGTGACGTTATCCGAATTTAGTTTCCTTATTAATTCTTAACTCGacaatttgttaattttatcaTTAAGCGGCACAATGATTGCAGAACAAATTATGTTTTATAAAACGAAGTTTTATGGAATTAGCTCTCTAACAACATTGTCATTTATATCTGATACAACCTGCCTCGTCGGTGACTTAGACTATAAGTATTTCATTGGTATTGTTTTAGGGCTTTAAATAGTAGGCATAATAAGCTGTATAAATAGCGaactattttttatcgaaaaaattccCTCCGTAAAGACAAAGATATGTCTCATCTTAAATCGTTTATCCTTGGTTTATAAAAAGACTGTCGTATTTCATATCATGAACATTAGGTCTTCCTTTAATAGTTACGTAGTATGTACACATGATTTATCAATCTCCGGTGCATGTCTTTATAATGTTATTCATTGTTGTTCCTGATTCTGcgatagttttatatttttgtattgtcATGATTTTTTCTAAAGTCTTCACTTGCGGTTATTAAAATCTAAGGTATATATACTTTAAACTAATCTACTTAAATATATTGTTCTTTAGAATACATCTCTATTacgtaagttttttttttttttttttatttctattaaacAAATTTAGTCGTTAGACCAACATTACAAGCGTATTATTTCTTTTGATCGAACCTTTTCTTACAGTttcgtataaatttaatttattgtagTTTGTATATTAAAATGTGCAATATTTACATGAAATTTAAGGTTTTATTTTGCGTGTTGATTAATTTTTAACGCATTATTTCGTTATTGTTTCTCAAAAAATGATTCTTCGAAATCGTAATTCGTATAGATCGCCATAGGTATTGGTATCGTTTTGAGAATTAAACTTAACATAATCGCAGCGTGGCTGTTGTAAAAGTTTACAATTGATAGATGCAGTTATCGCAAAAGTAAACATAATCagaagaaatgaaatttatcaCGTAAATAGTGAAAGGAAAagtttaacaaaaatttgaGGAACGTAACtgagaatttcttattatttgaaattttacgatTGTTATGTTCAATATTTGTCCAGAATTTCGTATTGTTTATTTATGTTAATTTGTATCCTCGATCGTGACTTTTGAAGAAATACATACACTACGTCTCTGTGCAAAAGAAAGCATCAACACCAGAAAAGGTTAGTTGAGAGAAATGTATGGTAATGCGAATACGGGTCAATATGAGAGTTAAACTGCGACCGCTGCCTTGATATCCCCTAGTCTAACTCTTCTTCCTATACATAGTAATTACGATATTAATACTGGCGCATCGATAAACATAATTGGTTCTGCTAGTATAAAAGTTTCTTGTAAAAAACGTAGCGGTAAGATTACTAAAATCTGACTGGGAAAATCAAGGTGATTGTTAAAAGTTTAtcttattatatatgtatgatTTTATTCTATCGATCGATGTGTTCGTACAGTATTACGAATGAGATCaatgaattattataaaatgcATTTCACATGTGTTCGTTTAATGATTTCTCGTTGGTAAAGAGACACCAAAAACGTTGATAACGGAAACCGTAGATGAAAATATATCTCGACCAATTTTATGTTTaagttaaaattgtaaataaatttcagttTTCAGTAGTTACAGAGATAGATACTCGATTTTACGAGAACTGCATTGCATTTGGCTATGATCGAGCAGTACACTTTTTGTTGCAGTATGTTCCGACACTCCTTGTActtgtttatatatttttctgtaatgTT is a genomic window containing:
- the LOC143143748 gene encoding uncharacterized protein LOC143143748, with product MSNYDAWNELETNDTRLSMEWTRDKTLELLREYQQRRVLWDWNARGYRDRAKRKRAIQELAEILCCNTLEIEKKITNLKCQYSREVHKIQNSRDAATGPDDVYVSKWFAFKAMQFLQFGTRRYSKRKKKVEEESPKLQEEYIVSDIDPESITFIDCNEETNGSGTGSFNASLSEDAEESSSSSLKALKLYNGSLQDHNSPIGDLDESGQTNLEVASNERKRTKEEFAKFAESIAVQLAEIPDSYSRSVAKLRINQILFEAEIGVYAQTRR